One stretch of Hymenobacter chitinivorans DSM 11115 DNA includes these proteins:
- a CDS encoding metallophosphoesterase, which yields MRLEIGYNHDFEVREETYLTATGPTFTVLYLSDLHLTPWSGPTIRKLEQTITRLNPRLLLLGGDYVDYAKGLPHFARLMEFLATRELVFAVAGNHDTFFGLERLRQLAERNNLVWLTDTAVELTLDGHRVRISPVPITEPTEGVDFSILCLHKPLDVTTLRCLPDLAFAGHLHGSQFVFWQSAQGLFPGRFFYRWNILKATVGRCLYLISKGLGDTLPVRYNCRKDVVFVTVKRLT from the coding sequence ATGAGGTTAGAAATAGGGTACAATCATGACTTCGAGGTGCGGGAAGAAACCTACCTGACTGCCACCGGGCCCACCTTCACGGTGCTCTACCTCTCCGACCTGCACCTGACCCCTTGGAGCGGCCCCACCATCCGCAAGCTCGAGCAGACTATCACCCGGCTGAACCCCCGGCTACTGCTGCTCGGCGGCGACTACGTGGATTACGCCAAGGGCCTGCCGCACTTCGCCCGGCTCATGGAGTTTCTGGCAACTCGGGAACTGGTTTTCGCGGTGGCGGGAAATCATGACACCTTCTTTGGCTTGGAACGGCTCAGGCAGTTGGCCGAACGCAACAACCTGGTGTGGCTGACGGATACGGCAGTTGAGCTTACGCTCGACGGCCACCGGGTCCGGATTTCCCCCGTCCCTATTACCGAGCCAACTGAGGGCGTGGACTTTAGCATTCTGTGCCTGCACAAGCCCCTGGATGTAACCACGCTCCGTTGCCTCCCCGACTTGGCATTCGCCGGCCATCTACACGGCAGCCAATTTGTGTTTTGGCAGTCGGCCCAGGGCCTTTTCCCCGGCCGGTTCTTCTACCGGTGGAATATTCTAAAAGCTACGGTTGGCCGTTGCCTCTACCTCATCAGCAAGGGCTTGGGCGATACGCTCCCGGTACGATACAATTGCCGGAAGGACGTGGTTTTCGTGACCGTCAAGCGCCTAACCTGA
- a CDS encoding nuclear transport factor 2 family protein has translation MQDHQVIEQTILHLFEGADERDWSKVENTMADVVLLDYTSMTGGEPLHLSPRQITASWASFLPGFDKTNHKISSFAITVDHDTSVVTYTGKADHFIDDRVWTVEGTYETTLVYTGGNWRINKLKFTLSGQSGDTDLPSKATERIQTRAHS, from the coding sequence ATGCAAGACCACCAAGTAATTGAGCAAACTATTCTACACCTTTTCGAAGGCGCGGACGAACGTGACTGGAGCAAGGTCGAAAACACAATGGCTGACGTCGTATTGTTGGACTATACCTCGATGACCGGCGGCGAGCCGCTGCATCTTTCCCCACGCCAGATAACTGCGAGTTGGGCCAGTTTCCTCCCGGGCTTCGACAAAACCAATCATAAAATCAGCAGCTTCGCTATTACAGTTGACCACGATACTTCCGTTGTAACCTACACCGGCAAAGCCGACCATTTCATCGACGACCGAGTCTGGACTGTGGAAGGAACTTACGAAACGACGCTGGTATATACGGGAGGCAATTGGAGAATCAACAAATTAAAATTCACCCTTTCAGGTCAGTCGGGCGACACTGATTTACCGTCGAAAGCCACGGAAAGAATCCAAACCAGGGCGCATAGCTAA
- a CDS encoding SRPBCC family protein — translation MKFLFAIALATAHGLLIRLLFGSASGLMEIMSVTFLFFVPSIIGFLTVILMPARKITTGAEAFFTPWLTSLALLVITILLNMEGAICWLMAFPIFAIAAGVGGIVAYWLRKPKSNDPNANNWQKPNTLNVSLVFIVPLLLGSIEGEKALTPKQMVIEKAVVLNAPAADVWQKLISNKQLGQPADETSFAALLGFPKHVSTTLDTLRVGGTRMAYYEKGLYFKETVTKYQPERLLVLRVDANPNATPAAVMDEHILIGGKHLDILEDVYDLRPLPGGRTRLVLSSRFYINTPFNWYAGIWAHYLMTDILEGELNVLAQPAPMTR, via the coding sequence ATGAAATTCTTGTTTGCTATTGCCCTGGCCACTGCGCATGGGTTGCTGATTCGGCTGTTGTTTGGCTCCGCAAGTGGCCTGATGGAAATTATGAGCGTCACCTTCCTGTTTTTCGTGCCGTCGATAATCGGGTTTCTAACCGTTATTCTGATGCCGGCCAGGAAAATAACCACTGGCGCCGAGGCCTTTTTCACGCCCTGGCTTACCAGCTTGGCACTCTTGGTAATTACTATTCTTCTGAATATGGAGGGAGCTATCTGTTGGCTGATGGCTTTCCCCATTTTCGCGATAGCCGCTGGCGTTGGGGGCATAGTAGCCTATTGGCTGCGCAAGCCCAAAAGCAACGACCCGAACGCAAACAACTGGCAAAAACCCAACACCCTGAATGTGTCCTTGGTCTTTATTGTACCGCTACTGCTGGGTTCCATTGAAGGGGAAAAAGCGTTGACCCCCAAGCAAATGGTGATTGAAAAAGCCGTCGTACTAAACGCGCCGGCGGCGGACGTATGGCAAAAGCTAATCAGCAACAAGCAGCTCGGCCAGCCCGCCGATGAAACGTCTTTTGCAGCGCTGCTCGGATTTCCCAAACACGTGAGCACCACCCTGGATACGCTGCGGGTGGGCGGCACCCGAATGGCTTATTACGAGAAAGGCCTCTACTTCAAGGAAACCGTGACCAAATACCAGCCGGAGCGCCTGCTAGTGCTGCGCGTCGATGCGAATCCCAACGCCACCCCTGCGGCCGTCATGGACGAGCACATCCTGATTGGGGGCAAGCATCTCGACATTCTGGAAGACGTGTATGACTTGCGCCCTTTACCCGGTGGCCGCACCCGGCTGGTACTTTCCAGCCGGTTCTACATCAACACGCCTTTCAACTGGTATGCAGGCATTTGGGCGCACTACCTGATGACCGACATCCTGGAAGGTGAGCTGAACGTGCTGGCACAACCAGCCCCAATGACCCGGTAG
- a CDS encoding cytochrome-c peroxidase, which translates to MNRPLLRFSGALRALLLGLAGLLFSFAVLLKTPVEQLHDYYARHLRQLHTQLTRFQDLAYSADTTALRRQFATCRTEYKHLEFAVEYYYPHAAQRLNGANLPETEAGDPDEVIPPTGFQVLEEYVFAAAPDDRANRELVHQEIDNLLYQVRHLEQQAPMLAFTDAEVFDALRLNLYRLASKGISGFDSPAARASLPEAAVTLQATSQVLAMFNVPPTLLTQLARCQAAVTAPGVSFEQFDRPRFLVRCFNPALAGLQRAQHQLQVSYVAARRAVRPAAVSYFAADAFDPAYFAPTDAAAPTPSVLALGEALFREPLLSGRGGRSCSSCHVPGRAYTDGLRANRSLVAGAELARNTPTLLNAGLQTEQFADGRVHFLEDQVHAVVASKAEMGGHLSEAPALLRKKPLYQKLFAQAFAAEAQPVSESNIRRAVAAYVRSLVRLNSRFDQYMRGDTAVLNAQEVRGFNLFMGKAQCGTCHYMPLFNGSVPPLYDKTESEVLGVPGAADLQHPALDADQGKFLLYGIAQQQHAFKTPTVRNVALTAPYMHNGAYQTLEQVLDFYNRGGGQGLGLAVPTQTLPADPLNLSAAEQQAVIAFLKALTDTPTTVY; encoded by the coding sequence ATGAACCGCCCCCTGCTTCGTTTTTCCGGCGCTCTGCGGGCCCTGCTGCTGGGCCTGGCCGGGCTGCTGTTTTCCTTTGCCGTGCTCCTCAAAACGCCCGTCGAGCAGCTGCACGACTACTACGCGCGCCACCTGCGCCAGCTCCACACCCAGCTCACCCGGTTTCAGGACCTGGCGTACTCGGCCGATACCACGGCCCTGCGCCGGCAGTTTGCCACCTGCCGCACCGAGTATAAGCACCTCGAATTTGCCGTCGAATACTACTACCCCCACGCCGCCCAGCGCCTGAACGGGGCCAACCTGCCCGAAACCGAGGCCGGGGACCCCGACGAAGTCATTCCGCCCACCGGCTTTCAGGTGCTGGAAGAATACGTGTTTGCCGCCGCCCCCGACGACCGGGCCAACCGGGAACTGGTGCACCAGGAAATCGACAACCTGCTCTACCAGGTGCGCCACCTCGAGCAGCAGGCTCCCATGCTGGCTTTCACCGACGCGGAAGTATTCGACGCGCTGCGGCTCAACCTCTACCGCCTGGCCTCCAAGGGCATTTCCGGCTTCGACTCGCCCGCCGCCCGCGCCTCCCTGCCCGAGGCCGCCGTGACGCTGCAGGCCACCAGCCAAGTGCTGGCTATGTTCAACGTGCCCCCAACGTTGCTGACCCAGCTGGCCCGCTGCCAGGCAGCCGTAACGGCCCCGGGCGTGAGCTTCGAGCAGTTCGACCGGCCCCGGTTTCTGGTGCGCTGCTTCAACCCCGCCCTGGCCGGCCTACAGCGGGCCCAGCACCAACTGCAGGTTTCGTACGTGGCCGCCCGCCGTGCCGTCCGGCCCGCGGCGGTCAGCTACTTTGCCGCCGATGCTTTCGACCCCGCCTACTTTGCTCCCACCGATGCCGCTGCGCCCACACCTTCTGTGCTGGCCCTGGGCGAAGCCCTGTTCCGGGAGCCGCTGCTCTCGGGCCGCGGGGGCCGCTCCTGCAGCAGCTGCCACGTGCCCGGCCGCGCCTACACCGACGGCCTGCGCGCCAACCGCTCGTTGGTGGCCGGGGCCGAGCTGGCCCGCAACACGCCCACGCTGCTCAACGCCGGCTTGCAAACCGAGCAGTTTGCTGATGGTCGGGTGCATTTTCTGGAAGATCAGGTCCACGCCGTGGTAGCTAGTAAGGCCGAAATGGGCGGGCACCTGAGTGAGGCCCCAGCCCTGCTCCGCAAAAAGCCCCTCTACCAAAAGCTCTTCGCCCAGGCTTTTGCCGCCGAAGCCCAGCCCGTTTCGGAGTCCAACATCCGCCGGGCGGTGGCGGCCTACGTGCGCAGCCTGGTGCGCCTCAACAGCCGCTTCGACCAGTACATGCGCGGCGACACGGCCGTGCTGAACGCCCAGGAAGTTCGGGGCTTCAACCTGTTTATGGGCAAGGCCCAGTGCGGCACCTGCCACTACATGCCCCTGTTCAACGGCTCCGTGCCCCCGCTCTACGACAAAACCGAAAGTGAAGTGCTGGGGGTGCCCGGGGCCGCCGACCTGCAGCACCCCGCTCTGGACGCCGACCAGGGCAAGTTCCTGCTCTACGGCATTGCCCAGCAGCAGCACGCCTTCAAAACCCCCACCGTGCGCAACGTAGCCCTCACCGCGCCCTACATGCACAACGGCGCCTACCAAACCCTGGAGCAGGTCCTCGACTTCTACAACCGCGGCGGCGGGCAGGGCCTGGGCCTGGCCGTGCCCACCCAAACCCTGCCCGCCGACCCGCTCAACCTGAGCGCCGCCGAGCAGCAGGCCGTTATTGCTTTTCTCAAAGCGCTGACCGATACTCCAACCACTGTTTACTGA